A region of Candidatus Bathyarchaeota archaeon DNA encodes the following proteins:
- the ilvD gene encoding dihydroxy-acid dehydratase yields MRSDVLKKGLTRSPQRAILKCLGLTDGDLEKPLIAVVNSHSEIVPGHMHLRQLAEYVKQGVRSAGGVPFEFNTIAICDGLVMGHIGMHYSLPSRELIADSVEVMIQANQFDGMVLITNCDKITPGMLMAAARLNIPSIVVTGGPMLSGRYRGRIVDVTVIFEAVGEVKAGKLSQDELKMIEDRAFPGCGSCNGMYTANTMACITEALGMSLPGCATALAVSSAKSRIAKESGEKIVELVRRDIKPRDIMTYEAFENAIIVDLALGGSTNTVLHLKAIAKETGVDLPLRVFDEYSRKIPHLCDMRPSGPHDLQELDEAGGIPALMKELRQFLHLNAVTVTGETVWENIKDATVYNREVIRPIDNPVHVEGGLAILYGNLAPKGAVVKLSAVPRKMLRHSGPAKVYDSEEEAIKAILDGKIVDGDIVVIRYEGPKGGPGMREMLSPTAAIVGMGLAESVALVTDGRFSGATRGLCIGHVSPEAAEGGPIAILEDGDTIEIDVPKRKIDVKLSDDDLKRRFACWKSKPPKISLGYLQRYICLVGSVDEGATLRGQPC; encoded by the coding sequence ATGAGAAGCGATGTTTTAAAGAAAGGTCTTACTCGTTCTCCTCAAAGAGCCATATTAAAATGTCTTGGATTAACAGACGGTGACTTAGAAAAGCCGCTTATAGCGGTTGTTAACAGTCATTCAGAAATCGTTCCAGGTCACATGCATCTACGCCAATTAGCTGAATATGTTAAACAGGGTGTTCGGTCAGCCGGCGGAGTCCCATTTGAATTCAACACAATTGCAATATGTGATGGACTGGTGATGGGCCATATTGGAATGCATTATTCTCTTCCGTCACGTGAATTAATTGCGGATTCTGTAGAGGTTATGATTCAGGCAAATCAGTTTGATGGAATGGTTTTGATAACAAATTGTGACAAGATAACCCCCGGTATGCTTATGGCTGCTGCAAGACTGAACATTCCTTCAATAGTTGTAACAGGAGGGCCGATGCTTTCAGGCAGATACAGAGGGAGAATAGTGGACGTGACAGTGATTTTTGAAGCAGTCGGAGAAGTTAAAGCGGGAAAACTTAGCCAAGATGAATTAAAAATGATTGAAGATAGGGCCTTCCCAGGATGCGGTTCATGTAATGGCATGTACACGGCGAACACTATGGCATGTATTACCGAAGCCTTGGGCATGTCTCTTCCTGGATGTGCTACTGCTCTTGCTGTTTCATCTGCAAAATCGAGAATAGCCAAGGAAAGTGGAGAAAAAATCGTTGAACTTGTCCGAAGAGATATCAAGCCAAGGGACATAATGACATACGAGGCCTTTGAAAACGCCATTATAGTAGACTTGGCCCTTGGTGGATCAACAAACACCGTGCTACATTTGAAGGCCATAGCGAAAGAGACGGGTGTGGATCTTCCACTAAGGGTATTTGACGAATATAGTAGGAAAATTCCGCACTTATGCGACATGAGGCCATCTGGGCCTCATGACCTTCAAGAATTAGACGAGGCTGGGGGGATCCCAGCCCTGATGAAAGAGCTAAGACAATTTCTACATCTAAACGCGGTAACCGTGACCGGGGAGACCGTATGGGAAAACATCAAGGATGCAACGGTTTACAATAGAGAAGTCATCAGACCCATCGATAACCCGGTGCACGTGGAGGGTGGATTGGCCATATTGTATGGGAATCTTGCTCCAAAAGGGGCTGTTGTCAAGTTAAGCGCCGTTCCCCGCAAAATGCTTCGCCATAGCGGTCCGGCTAAAGTCTATGATTCTGAGGAGGAAGCAATTAAAGCTATTCTAGATGGAAAAATAGTTGATGGCGACATTGTAGTGATTAGATATGAGGGGCCAAAAGGCGGACCGGGAATGAGAGAAATGCTTTCGCCTACAGCAGCAATAGTGGGCATGGGCTTGGCTGAATCTGTTGCTTTGGTCACTGATGGAAGATTTTCGGGAGCAACAAGAGGACTTTGCATAGGTCACGTCTCACCAGAAGCTGCGGAGGGGGGTCCCATAGCAATACTGGAGGATGGAGACACTATTGAAATTGACGTACCTAAAAGGAAAATAGACGTAAAATTAAGTGACGACGATTTGAAAAGACGTTTCGCATGCTGGAAGTCTAAGCCTCCAAAAATCTCTTTGGGATACCTCCAAAGGTATATTTGCCTTGTTGGATCGGTTGATGAGGGGGCAACCTTAAGAGGACAGCCATGTTAA
- a CDS encoding 2-isopropylmalate synthase, whose protein sequence is MRYSLAEVHKWGIALLVDNFAEKIRIFDTTLRDGEQTPGVSLTPKEKVRIAKKLDELGVDAIEAGFAASTKGEFEAIKMIANENLKAEVFSFARGSKKDIDAVIDSGADAVFLVIPASEIHIKNKLGKTYEQVLELAEECIQYAKNHGLKVEFGAEDATRSEASFLKKLIATSIEAGADVVTPCDTVGVLTPERAYAFYAYLTKSFPGVTFGVHCHDDFGMAVANSIAALRAGAKEVHATINGIGERAGNAALEEIAVALKLLYGVDVSLKLSLLYEISMLVSRLTGVQVPPNKAIVGENAFTHESGIHTHAILNDPTTYEPIPPSLVGRTRRFVVGKHAGSRGIKAVLNEMGIFPNEEQLRDILSKVKMIGDKGKKITDLDLEAIAETVMNMPRHRTLKLQELTVVTGNKVTPTASVRLNVKGQVIMSAATGVGPVDAAINAIRKAIQTIEPIKLNDYYVKSISGGTDAIVEVMVHLSKGDVTTTAWGAHEDIVMASVEAVLNGINNILSKRENTNSLSSNVENLTPKLRGDFNAEG, encoded by the coding sequence ATGCGCTACTCATTAGCCGAGGTTCATAAATGGGGAATAGCTTTATTAGTGGATAACTTTGCAGAAAAAATAAGAATTTTTGACACTACCCTCAGAGACGGTGAACAAACCCCTGGAGTTTCCTTGACACCTAAAGAGAAAGTTAGAATAGCTAAAAAGCTTGACGAGCTTGGAGTGGACGCCATCGAAGCTGGTTTTGCAGCATCCACAAAAGGAGAATTCGAAGCGATAAAAATGATTGCAAACGAAAACCTTAAGGCGGAAGTATTCAGTTTTGCAAGAGGAAGCAAAAAAGACATAGACGCTGTTATAGATAGTGGCGCAGATGCTGTTTTTCTAGTGATTCCCGCATCTGAAATCCACATAAAAAATAAACTTGGTAAAACATATGAACAAGTTCTAGAGCTTGCGGAGGAATGTATTCAGTACGCGAAAAATCATGGCCTTAAAGTTGAATTCGGAGCTGAAGATGCAACGCGCAGCGAAGCATCTTTTCTTAAAAAATTGATTGCAACTAGCATAGAAGCTGGTGCAGATGTCGTAACTCCGTGTGATACTGTTGGAGTTTTAACCCCAGAAAGAGCCTACGCATTCTACGCATATCTAACGAAGAGTTTTCCGGGTGTGACCTTCGGAGTCCACTGTCATGATGACTTTGGAATGGCTGTGGCCAATTCTATTGCAGCTTTAAGGGCGGGTGCAAAAGAGGTTCATGCCACGATAAATGGCATAGGCGAGAGAGCTGGAAACGCCGCTTTAGAGGAGATAGCCGTTGCATTGAAGTTGCTTTATGGCGTAGACGTTTCCCTAAAACTGAGCTTATTATATGAAATTTCCATGCTTGTTTCTAGGCTGACGGGTGTTCAAGTACCGCCCAATAAGGCTATAGTTGGCGAAAATGCATTCACTCACGAGTCAGGGATACATACGCATGCTATCTTGAATGATCCCACTACGTATGAACCGATTCCACCAAGTCTTGTGGGGCGAACTAGACGGTTTGTAGTTGGCAAACATGCTGGTTCAAGGGGGATAAAAGCTGTTCTCAATGAAATGGGTATATTCCCGAATGAGGAACAGTTAAGGGATATTCTCTCAAAAGTTAAAATGATAGGTGATAAGGGCAAGAAAATCACTGATCTGGACTTAGAGGCGATAGCGGAAACAGTCATGAACATGCCGAGACATAGAACGCTAAAGCTTCAAGAATTAACAGTGGTCACGGGAAACAAGGTGACTCCAACGGCTTCCGTAAGACTAAATGTGAAAGGTCAAGTTATCATGAGCGCGGCTACTGGAGTTGGACCTGTGGATGCGGCAATAAACGCCATACGAAAAGCTATTCAAACCATTGAACCCATAAAGCTTAATGACTACTATGTTAAATCAATTTCAGGGGGAACCGACGCCATAGTTGAGGTGATGGTGCACCTTAGCAAGGGAGATGTCACAACAACGGCGTGGGGGGCTCATGAAGACATTGTTATGGCAAGTGTTGAAGCTGTGCTAAACGGAATAAACAATATTCTATCAAAGCGTGAAAACACGAACTCTCTTAGTTCAAACGTGGAAAACTTGACGCCCAAATTGCGAGGTGACTTTAATGCGGAGGGATAG
- the ilvB gene encoding biosynthetic-type acetolactate synthase large subunit: MSGAKAFVKALEMQKVDVIFGIPGGAVLDICDALADSSIRTILMRHEQCAAHAADGYARASGRVGVCMATSGPGATNLVTGIATAYMDSSPIVAFTGQVPRKLIGRDAFQEADIIGITCPITKHNFQVGHASEIPTTIKKAFYIASSGRPGPVLVDVPKDVQIEFADVKIEDHEETIRRPSNHAPHPLQVKKAVELLVSAERPMIIAGGGVITSNASEELIAIAELLLAPVATTLMGKGAIPENHPLATGLLGMHGTIASNRLIQEADVVLAVGTRFSDRTTGKVDEFCQDAKIIHIDIDAAEIGKNVEADVPIVADAKEALQEIHMLLQRKMAKKENSAWTAKIRELKEQLEEKANCQGELKPPRVMAEIRRILPEDAIITTEVGQNQMWAAIYLKAYKPRTFISSGGLGTMGFGFPAALGAKVARPEVPVVDIAGDGSFIMTEQDLATSVLENIPVTVIVLNNSVLGMVAQWQRLFYGGRYVAVKLGKVPDFVKLAEAYGAQGFRPKSLEEFSSVLKKAIKSDVTTVIDVSISPEENVLPMVPPGKGLKWMIWE, translated from the coding sequence ATGAGTGGTGCTAAGGCTTTTGTGAAAGCGTTGGAAATGCAAAAGGTGGATGTTATTTTCGGCATACCTGGTGGGGCGGTTCTTGACATCTGTGATGCTCTTGCAGATTCCAGCATAAGGACAATTTTGATGCGGCATGAGCAATGTGCTGCACATGCAGCGGATGGATATGCTCGTGCAAGTGGACGAGTTGGCGTTTGTATGGCCACATCCGGGCCGGGTGCAACAAATCTTGTGACTGGAATAGCCACTGCCTATATGGATTCATCGCCTATCGTTGCCTTCACTGGTCAAGTTCCAAGGAAGCTTATAGGAAGGGATGCCTTCCAAGAGGCAGACATTATTGGTATAACTTGTCCAATAACTAAACATAACTTTCAAGTAGGCCATGCTTCCGAGATACCTACAACAATTAAAAAAGCCTTTTATATAGCGTCGTCCGGTAGGCCAGGCCCGGTTTTAGTGGATGTGCCTAAAGATGTACAGATCGAATTCGCTGACGTGAAAATTGAAGATCATGAGGAGACCATTCGTCGTCCATCAAATCATGCTCCGCATCCGCTTCAGGTGAAAAAAGCTGTTGAACTGCTTGTGTCAGCTGAGAGGCCCATGATAATTGCTGGTGGCGGTGTTATAACCTCAAATGCTTCAGAAGAGCTTATAGCGATTGCTGAACTCCTTTTGGCACCCGTTGCGACAACGCTTATGGGGAAGGGGGCCATTCCTGAAAACCATCCCTTGGCAACTGGCCTATTGGGGATGCATGGCACAATTGCGTCGAATCGTCTAATTCAAGAAGCGGATGTAGTGCTTGCTGTGGGTACAAGATTTTCAGATAGAACAACGGGCAAAGTGGATGAATTCTGTCAAGATGCAAAAATAATCCACATAGACATTGATGCGGCAGAGATTGGGAAAAACGTCGAGGCTGACGTGCCAATAGTGGCCGACGCAAAAGAGGCGTTACAAGAGATACATATGCTTTTACAAAGAAAAATGGCTAAAAAAGAAAATTCTGCTTGGACTGCAAAAATAAGGGAATTAAAGGAACAGCTGGAGGAAAAAGCGAATTGTCAGGGTGAGTTAAAACCGCCACGGGTTATGGCTGAAATCCGTCGGATTTTACCTGAAGACGCCATTATCACCACGGAAGTAGGGCAAAACCAAATGTGGGCTGCAATTTATCTGAAAGCTTACAAGCCGCGGACATTTATTTCCTCAGGAGGCCTCGGAACAATGGGTTTTGGTTTTCCAGCAGCGTTAGGCGCAAAAGTTGCGCGTCCAGAGGTTCCCGTCGTTGACATTGCCGGTGACGGAAGCTTTATAATGACTGAACAAGACCTTGCAACTTCTGTTTTGGAAAACATTCCAGTAACAGTCATAGTTTTAAACAATTCAGTCCTCGGAATGGTGGCGCAGTGGCAGAGGCTATTCTATGGCGGAAGATACGTTGCGGTTAAGCTTGGCAAAGTGCCGGATTTTGTAAAGTTAGCTGAGGCTTACGGTGCCCAAGGCTTCCGTCCCAAATCCCTTGAAGAATTTTCGTCAGTGCTCAAAAAAGCCATAAAAAGCGATGTTACAACAGTTATTGACGTGTCTATCTCTCCAGAAGAAAATGTTCTTCCTATGGTTCCACCCGGCAAAGGGCTGAAATGGATGATATGGGAGTAA
- the ilvN gene encoding acetolactate synthase small subunit, with amino-acid sequence METKTSAQEYIISAIVEHRPGVLFRVSNMFRRRGFNIQSISVGPTEREELARITITVNGDEKLVEQIVKQLRKLIEVVKVSILDPKNTVIRELALIKVTAPDYRAKTDIINYAEIFKGRVVDVSHKSLTIEVTGDPDKINAFINIMKPYGIKEIARTGITALSRGEPQTR; translated from the coding sequence ATGGAAACAAAAACCTCAGCGCAGGAATACATTATTTCGGCAATCGTTGAACATAGACCTGGGGTTCTCTTCCGAGTTTCTAATATGTTCAGGAGAAGAGGGTTTAACATTCAAAGCATTTCTGTTGGTCCAACCGAAAGAGAAGAGCTTGCAAGAATAACAATAACCGTTAATGGAGACGAAAAACTTGTTGAGCAGATCGTTAAGCAGTTAAGAAAGCTTATTGAAGTAGTTAAAGTTAGTATACTGGATCCTAAGAACACGGTTATACGTGAACTGGCTCTAATAAAGGTGACGGCCCCGGATTACAGGGCGAAGACAGACATAATTAATTATGCGGAGATTTTCAAAGGGCGGGTTGTAGATGTTTCACATAAATCTCTAACGATTGAAGTTACCGGAGACCCAGACAAGATAAACGCTTTTATAAACATTATGAAGCCCTATGGGATTAAGGAAATCGCCCGGACAGGGATAACCGCCCTGTCTAGAGGTGAGCCCCAAACAAGATAG
- the ilvC gene encoding ketol-acid reductoisomerase, with the protein MKVYLDNDVNLESIKGKTIAVIGYGSQGEAQAKNLRDSGLKVIVGLRPDGKSWNKAKKDGFEVYTVPEASKKGDIILFLIPDMNQPEVYRESIAPHLAEGKTLNFAHGFNVHFKQIVPPKNIDVIMVAPKSPGARLRETFVEGFGVPALIAVHQDFSGKAKETALAIAKGLGCTRAGVLETTFKDETESDLIGEQTVLVGGLIELIKNGFEVLVENGYPPELAYFEACNEAKLIMDLIYQKGITGMLQAVSDTAKYGGLTVGPKVIDNHVKENMRKAVENVKNGTFAKEWIEEHKKGEKRLKTLMKEIENHELEKVGKFIRKIAGLEK; encoded by the coding sequence GTGAAGGTGTATTTAGATAATGACGTTAATTTAGAATCCATAAAAGGTAAAACTATAGCCGTAATAGGATATGGAAGCCAAGGAGAAGCTCAAGCCAAAAACCTAAGGGATTCAGGCTTAAAAGTTATAGTTGGGCTTCGACCGGACGGCAAATCATGGAATAAAGCAAAAAAAGACGGATTTGAAGTCTATACAGTGCCAGAGGCTTCAAAAAAAGGCGACATAATACTCTTCTTAATACCGGACATGAATCAGCCAGAAGTTTATAGAGAGTCGATAGCACCGCATTTAGCTGAAGGAAAAACCTTGAATTTTGCACATGGCTTCAATGTCCACTTTAAACAGATAGTGCCTCCCAAAAACATTGATGTCATTATGGTTGCTCCTAAAAGCCCAGGTGCAAGGCTTAGAGAAACCTTCGTCGAAGGTTTTGGTGTTCCAGCCCTCATAGCCGTTCACCAAGACTTTAGCGGAAAAGCCAAAGAAACGGCTCTGGCAATTGCTAAAGGGCTTGGATGTACGAGAGCAGGCGTTTTGGAAACGACTTTCAAAGATGAAACTGAAAGTGACCTAATAGGTGAGCAAACGGTGCTCGTTGGTGGACTAATTGAACTGATAAAAAACGGGTTTGAGGTTCTTGTTGAAAATGGTTACCCCCCAGAGTTGGCATATTTCGAGGCTTGCAATGAGGCTAAACTAATAATGGATCTGATTTACCAGAAGGGCATAACTGGAATGTTGCAAGCCGTTTCAGACACAGCTAAATATGGTGGCTTAACCGTCGGCCCAAAAGTGATAGACAACCATGTCAAAGAAAACATGAGGAAAGCTGTTGAAAACGTTAAAAATGGAACTTTCGCTAAGGAATGGATAGAAGAGCATAAAAAAGGTGAAAAAAGGCTAAAAACGTTAATGAAGGAAATTGAAAATCATGAACTAGAAAAAGTTGGCAAGTTCATTAGAAAAATCGCTGGACTAGAAAAATAG
- a CDS encoding 3-isopropylmalate dehydratase large subunit, which produces MNISEKILAKASGRKEVSPGEIVEATVDMAMINDITGPLAIEAFYKIGVKKVWENERIVMVLDHQVPADSAKSAELHKIMRKFAKEQDIRYFYDVGFGGVCHQVMVEKGHVRPGELIVGADSHTCTYGALGAFGTGIGSTEMAAVFATGKIWLKVPETIKFNVIGKFQRFVGAKDLILNIIGQIGADGATYKAMEFDGPTIKGMSVSDRLTICNMAVEAGAKTGIINPDETALAYVKNRTNKPINLLKSDEDAKYEKVIDVDVSLLEPQVACPSSVDNVKPVSEVEGTPIDQAFIGSCTNGRVEDLRLTAEIVKGKKIKKGVRLIVTPASHEVYLQALKEGLLRALAEAGACICSPTCGACFGGHMGLLADGETCISSSNRNFVGRMGSPKAQIFLASPATVAASALKGEITDPRRL; this is translated from the coding sequence TTGAATATATCTGAAAAGATTTTGGCAAAAGCTTCAGGCCGAAAGGAGGTTAGTCCAGGTGAAATCGTGGAAGCAACCGTAGATATGGCCATGATAAATGATATAACGGGACCGTTGGCTATTGAAGCCTTTTACAAAATAGGCGTAAAAAAAGTCTGGGAAAACGAGAGAATTGTGATGGTTTTAGATCATCAAGTTCCAGCAGACTCTGCCAAGTCAGCTGAACTCCACAAAATCATGAGGAAATTCGCAAAAGAGCAAGATATCCGGTATTTCTATGATGTTGGATTTGGCGGAGTTTGCCACCAAGTTATGGTGGAAAAGGGTCATGTGAGACCAGGTGAACTTATTGTTGGGGCAGACTCTCATACGTGCACTTATGGCGCATTGGGAGCATTTGGAACGGGAATAGGCTCAACGGAAATGGCCGCCGTTTTCGCCACGGGCAAGATATGGCTTAAAGTCCCAGAAACAATAAAATTCAATGTTATTGGCAAGTTTCAGAGGTTTGTCGGTGCAAAAGACCTGATATTAAACATCATCGGCCAGATAGGAGCTGATGGAGCTACCTACAAGGCCATGGAATTTGATGGACCAACCATTAAAGGTATGAGTGTAAGCGATAGACTGACCATTTGCAACATGGCTGTAGAAGCTGGAGCGAAGACGGGAATAATCAATCCAGATGAGACGGCGCTAGCTTACGTTAAGAATAGAACCAACAAGCCCATCAACCTATTAAAAAGCGATGAGGACGCTAAATACGAGAAAGTGATCGATGTTGACGTCAGCCTACTAGAACCACAAGTTGCATGTCCCAGCTCCGTTGATAACGTCAAACCAGTTTCAGAGGTTGAGGGCACTCCAATAGACCAAGCTTTTATTGGATCATGTACCAACGGTAGAGTCGAAGACTTAAGATTAACCGCGGAAATTGTTAAGGGCAAAAAAATCAAGAAAGGTGTACGGCTTATTGTTACACCAGCCTCTCACGAAGTCTATCTACAAGCCTTGAAAGAGGGACTGCTTAGAGCACTCGCGGAGGCTGGCGCGTGTATTTGCAGCCCAACATGTGGCGCATGTTTCGGTGGACATATGGGGCTGCTTGCTGATGGCGAAACTTGCATTAGCTCTTCAAACAGAAACTTTGTTGGAAGAATGGGAAGCCCGAAAGCCCAAATATTTTTGGCGTCTCCGGCAACAGTTGCCGCTTCTGCCCTGAAAGGGGAAATTACTGACCCAAGGAGGTTGTAG
- a CDS encoding 3-isopropylmalate dehydratase small subunit has translation MEVKGKAVIFGDNVNTDVIIPSKYLTSLDPNELARHAMEGLDPTFHLKAREGVIVAAGRNFGCGSSREQAPIALKYAGVKCVVAQSFARIFYRNAINIGLPVIECQAILEKTGEGDHLLINLASGEILNLTKNVKLQASKLPDFVLEIISAGGLIEHLKRRLEKSGKL, from the coding sequence TTGGAAGTTAAAGGTAAAGCTGTCATTTTTGGGGATAACGTAAACACCGACGTTATAATTCCAAGCAAGTATTTAACTTCCCTTGATCCAAACGAGCTAGCAAGGCATGCCATGGAAGGCTTGGATCCAACATTCCACTTGAAAGCACGGGAGGGAGTCATAGTTGCAGCTGGAAGAAATTTTGGTTGCGGTTCAAGTCGTGAGCAAGCTCCCATCGCTCTGAAGTATGCGGGTGTGAAGTGTGTTGTCGCCCAATCCTTTGCCCGCATATTCTATAGAAACGCCATAAACATTGGATTACCCGTAATTGAATGCCAAGCAATTCTTGAAAAAACAGGCGAAGGAGACCATTTGCTCATAAACTTGGCAAGTGGCGAAATATTAAACTTGACAAAAAATGTGAAGCTGCAAGCGTCAAAACTTCCAGATTTTGTTTTAGAAATTATAAGTGCAGGTGGCTTAATAGAACATTTAAAAAGGAGGTTGGAAAAAAGTGGCAAGCTATAA
- a CDS encoding isocitrate/isopropylmalate dehydrogenase family protein: protein MASYKVAIIPGDGVGPELTEATLKVLNAVEEKFNLNFEYIFLEAGDACFEKRGVALPEETIEAIKNAHVCLKGPVGETAADVIVKLRLMFDLYANIRPVKSYAGVSCLRNDIDLVIVRENTEDVYKGLEFFLDDDTAVALRVITRKGCERIARKAFTIADFRGKKRAVTAVHKANVMRKTCGLFAEVCRKIAKEYPNISFNEQYVDAAAMRLIKEPQNYDVIVTTNMFGDILSDEAAQLVGGLGMAPGGNIGDHYAIFEPVHGSAPTRVGTHTANPCSMILASKMMLEWLGEKYNDKNCSEAAQAVDRGVAEALRKALSVPDLGGSLTTIGMGEAIAKEVMKI from the coding sequence GTGGCAAGCTATAAAGTTGCCATAATTCCAGGCGACGGTGTTGGACCAGAACTTACCGAGGCAACCTTAAAAGTTCTAAATGCTGTGGAAGAGAAGTTCAACCTAAATTTTGAGTACATATTCCTCGAGGCTGGAGATGCTTGCTTCGAAAAGCGTGGTGTGGCTCTTCCAGAGGAAACTATTGAGGCTATAAAAAATGCGCATGTCTGCCTAAAGGGTCCCGTGGGAGAGACCGCCGCAGATGTCATTGTTAAACTTCGACTGATGTTCGATCTTTATGCCAATATACGTCCAGTGAAGTCATACGCGGGGGTGTCCTGCCTTAGAAACGATATAGATCTAGTTATTGTTAGGGAAAACACTGAAGACGTTTATAAAGGGCTTGAGTTTTTCCTTGACGATGACACCGCCGTGGCTTTGAGAGTCATAACGAGAAAGGGTTGCGAGAGAATAGCCAGAAAAGCTTTCACGATTGCTGATTTTCGCGGCAAAAAGCGGGCGGTGACCGCTGTACACAAAGCTAACGTTATGAGAAAAACATGTGGATTATTCGCTGAAGTTTGCAGAAAAATAGCGAAAGAATATCCCAATATTTCGTTTAATGAGCAATATGTTGACGCGGCAGCTATGAGGCTTATCAAGGAACCGCAAAACTACGATGTGATAGTTACGACGAACATGTTTGGAGATATACTCTCAGACGAAGCCGCCCAACTCGTTGGAGGTTTAGGAATGGCTCCGGGCGGAAACATAGGTGACCATTATGCAATCTTCGAACCTGTGCATGGATCTGCGCCGACACGTGTCGGAACGCATACGGCCAACCCATGCTCAATGATTTTGGCGTCAAAAATGATGCTTGAATGGTTGGGTGAAAAATACAACGACAAAAACTGTTCTGAAGCTGCACAAGCAGTTGACAGGGGTGTTGCAGAGGCCTTGCGGAAAGCATTATCGGTTCCGGATCTTGGCGGTTCCTTAACCACTATAGGTATGGGTGAGGCGATAGCCAAGGAAGTCATGAAAATATAA
- a CDS encoding 2-isopropylmalate synthase, which yields MEYIRIFDTTLRDGEQTPGVSLTPEEKMEIALQLDKLGVDVIEAGFPSASEGEFRAVKSIAAAGLKAEICALARATKSDVNMAMACEVDSIHTFIPTSDIQIKYVLNGTRGQVLKETAEIIQYIKAHGFICEFSPMDATRTELDFLKKVCLVAQENKVDRINIPDTVGVANPTFMKNLISELRRTITVPISVHCHNDFGMAVANSLAGVEGGATQVHVTVNGLGERAGNAALEEVVMALQLICNKKTRINTKLLYETSRLVSRITGITLQPNKAIVGENAFAHESGIHTKGVVVKPETFEPLTPEMVGRTRKIVAGKHAGRQGLKAELEAMGFHVTEDQLNEIFKRVKSLGDKGKTVTDGDLFAIARAVTGIPEKNIVKLAGFTVVTGSETTPMASVKLILNDKEYIATETGVGPVDSAIKAIQKIVNMLIGVKLREYRLEAITGGSDAVAEVIIKIEDDHGNIVSASSASEDIVKASVEAMINGINKLLTKRGLGN from the coding sequence ATGGAGTACATTAGAATTTTTGACACAACATTGCGGGACGGTGAACAGACTCCTGGAGTTTCTTTAACTCCAGAGGAAAAGATGGAGATAGCTCTACAGCTTGACAAATTAGGAGTAGATGTAATCGAAGCTGGTTTCCCATCGGCTTCTGAGGGAGAATTTAGGGCTGTCAAAAGTATAGCTGCGGCTGGCTTGAAAGCAGAGATCTGCGCACTTGCACGGGCGACAAAAAGCGACGTAAACATGGCGATGGCTTGTGAGGTAGACTCGATTCACACGTTTATCCCAACGTCTGATATTCAAATAAAATATGTTTTAAACGGAACGCGGGGGCAAGTGTTAAAGGAAACCGCGGAAATTATTCAGTACATAAAGGCTCATGGCTTTATATGTGAATTTTCTCCTATGGATGCAACCAGAACAGAGCTTGACTTTCTCAAAAAAGTGTGCTTAGTTGCACAGGAAAACAAAGTGGATAGGATAAACATACCGGACACTGTCGGAGTTGCAAATCCAACGTTTATGAAAAATCTCATAAGCGAGCTGAGAAGGACAATAACTGTTCCGATAAGCGTGCATTGCCATAACGATTTCGGAATGGCAGTGGCAAATTCTCTAGCCGGTGTTGAAGGTGGTGCAACGCAAGTCCACGTGACCGTGAATGGTCTGGGTGAAAGGGCTGGAAATGCTGCTCTAGAAGAGGTTGTGATGGCTCTTCAACTAATATGCAACAAGAAAACAAGGATAAACACGAAGTTATTGTATGAAACTTCACGACTTGTTTCACGAATAACCGGAATCACCCTTCAGCCAAATAAGGCTATCGTCGGCGAAAACGCCTTTGCCCATGAATCTGGAATACACACTAAAGGAGTTGTGGTTAAGCCGGAAACTTTCGAACCATTAACACCAGAAATGGTTGGGAGAACACGAAAAATAGTTGCAGGTAAACATGCGGGGAGGCAGGGGCTAAAAGCTGAGCTTGAGGCCATGGGATTTCACGTCACTGAGGACCAACTTAACGAGATTTTTAAACGTGTAAAAAGCTTAGGTGACAAGGGAAAAACGGTCACTGATGGTGACCTTTTCGCAATAGCTAGAGCCGTTACAGGGATACCTGAAAAAAATATTGTTAAATTAGCCGGCTTCACTGTTGTAACTGGAAGTGAAACCACACCCATGGCCTCCGTCAAGCTGATACTCAACGATAAAGAGTACATTGCAACTGAGACAGGTGTCGGTCCGGTGGATTCCGCTATAAAGGCGATACAGAAAATCGTAAACATGTTGATAGGGGTTAAACTGAGAGAGTATAGGCTTGAAGCAATAACAGGCGGCTCAGACGCCGTTGCTGAAGTCATAATAAAAATTGAAGACGACCATGGAAACATAGTTTCCGCCAGCAGCGCAAGCGAAGACATCGTCAAGGCAAGCGTCGAGGCCATGATAAACGGGATAAACAAACTGCTCACCAAAAGAGGCTTAGGGAATTGA